The following coding sequences are from one Lolium rigidum isolate FL_2022 chromosome 6, APGP_CSIRO_Lrig_0.1, whole genome shotgun sequence window:
- the LOC124667803 gene encoding ABC transporter G family member STR2-like encodes MAQPNYRHGGGHRDLEAAMEMAQPEKAMAKSGSRYGFTGGLEFTSLTYTVVKKQRGVGGEWEKKDVDLLHEITGYAPKGCVTAVMGPSGAGKSTFLDALAGRITSLDGRVALDGVEMSPSVIKHSSAYVMQDDRLFPMLTVYETLMFAADFRLGSTVSAADKKLRVDNLIEQLGLTTSRNTYIGDEGTRGVSGGERRRVSIGVDIIHGPALLFLDEPTSGLDSTSAHSVIEKVHDIACAGSTVVLTIHQPSSRILQLLDHLIILARGQLMYSGGPKDVTAHLGRMGRKVPKGENSIENLLDVIQEYDQSEFGVKALAEFCLTGLKPRKLAAEGLSLVSSIPATPIGPGGEDFDHSLRSQHSKSPWSGTPFTPSRRPKKDQNRYTYLPKKQEYGPEIVMGTPTPLSSISVYTVNEADYLSPAQRKTATGAPGVGVNALGHRGKFANSYAREVWVLMRRNFTNIWRTPELFLSRLMVLTVMGFLMATMFTKPKDNTQGITNRLSFFIFTVCVFFFSSNDAVPAFIQERFIFIRETSHNAYRASAYVVAGVITYLPFLLLQSAVYALITWWAIGLHGELLYFLVMLYASLLSTNSFVVFISSIVPNFILGYAAVIAFTALFFLFCGYFVDSDSIPRGWKWMNTVSTMKYPYEGLLLNEFRGHRIFSTVPPLDGDTILDNLAISLAEDRKWWMVLYLLGWAVFYRVLFYLVLRFGSKNKRN; translated from the exons ATGGCGCAGCCGAACTaccggcacggcggcggccaccgagacctggaggcggcgatggagatggcccaGCCAGAGAAAGCAATGGCGAAAAGCGGCAGCCGGTACGGCTTCACCGGTGGGCTGGAGTTCACCAGCCTTACATACACGGTGGTCAAGAAGCAGCGAGGGGTCGGCGGGGAGTGGGAGAAGAAGGACGTGGACCTGCTCCACGAGATCACGGGGTACGCCCCCAAGGGCTGCGTCACCGCCGTGATGGGTCCCAGCGGCGCCGGGAAGTCGACGTTCctggacgcgctcgccgggcgcaTAACCAGCCTCGACGGCCGCGTGGCGCTCGACGGCGTGGAGATGAGCCCCAGCGTCATCAAGCATTCGTCCGCTTACGTCATGCAGGACGACCGCCTCTTCCCGATGCTGACCGTGTACGAGACGCTCATGTTCGCCGCCGATTTTCGCCTCGGCTCCACCGTCTCCGCCGCCGACAAGAAGCTCCGCGTCGACAACCTCATCGAGCAGCTCGGCCTCACG ACATCAAGAAACACGTACATCGGGGACGAGGGCACGAGGGGTGTGTCCGGTGGTGAGCGGCGGCGAGTCTCGATCGGCGTGGACATCATCCACGGGCCGGCGCTGCTGTTCCTGGACGAGCCGACGTCGGGGcttgactcgacgagcgcgcacaGCGTGATCGAGAAGGTGCACGACATCGCGTGCGCCGGGAGCACCGTGGTGCTGACCATCCACCAGCCGTCGTCCCGTATCCTGCAGCTCCTCGACCACCTCATCATCCTGGCGCGCGGCCAGCTCATGTACAGCGGCGGGCCAAAGGATGTCACCGCGCATCTCGGCCGCATGGGCCGTAAGGTGCCCAAAGGGGAGAACTCCATAGAGAACCTCCTCGACGTCATCCAGGAGTACGACCAGTCCGAGTTCGGCGTCAAGGCCCTCGCCGAGTTCTGCCTCACCGGCCTCAAGCCACGCAAGCTCGCCGCCGAGGGGCTCTCCCTCGTGTCTAGTATCCCTGCGACCCCGATCGGGCCCGGGGGCGAGGACTTCGACCACAGCCTCAGGAGCCAGCACTCCAAGTCTCCTTGGAGCGGCACGCCGTTCACGCCGTCCCGGCGCCCCAAGAAAGATCAAAACAGGTATACATACTTGCCCAAGAAACAGGA GTACGGGCCGGAGATCGTGATGGGGACGCCGACGCCGCTGAGCAGCATCTCGGTCTACACGGTGAACGAGGCCGACTACCTGTCACCGGCGCAGCGCAAGACCGCCACGGGCGCCCCCGGCGTGGGCGTCAACGCGCTGGGGCACCGCGGCAAGTTCGCAAACTCGTACGCCAGGGAGGTGTGGGTGCTGATGCGGCGCAACTTCACCAACATCTGGCGCACGCCGGAGCTGTTCCTGTCGCGGCTGATGGTGCTGACTGTCATGGGGTTCCTGATGGCCACCATGTTCACCAAGCCCAAGGACAACACGCAGGGCATCACCAACCGCCTCAGcttcttcatcttcaccgtctgcgtcttcttcttctcctccaacgACGCCGTGCCGGCCTTCATCCAGGAGCGGTTCATCTTCATCAGGGAGACCTCGCACAACGCGTACCGGGCGTCCGCGTACGTCGTGGCCGGGGTCATCACGTACCTGCCGTTCCTCCTGCTCCAGTCGGCCGTGTACGCCCTGATCACATGGTGGGCAATCGGGCTTCACGGAGAGCTCCTCTACTTCCTCGTCATGCTCTACGCCTCCCTCCTCTCCACCAACTCCTTCGTCGTCTTCATCAGCTCCATCGTGCCGAACTTCATCCTGGG GTACGCGGCGGTGATCGCGTTCACggcgctcttcttcctcttctgcggCTACTTCGTCGACAGCGACAGCATCCCGAGGGGGTGGAAGTGGATGAACACCGTCTCCACCATGAAGTACCCCTACGAGGGCCTCCTCCTGAACGAGTTCCGCGGCCACCGGATCTTCTCCACGGTCCCGCCGCTCGACGGCGACAccatcctcgacaacctcgccATCAGCCTGGCGGAGGACCGCAAGTGGTGGATGGTGCTCTACCTGCTCGGCTGGGCCGTCTTCTACCGCGTCCTCTTCTACCTCGTCCTCCGCTTCGGCTCCAAGAACAAGAGGAACTAA